The Streptomyces sp. HSG2 genome has a segment encoding these proteins:
- a CDS encoding nuclear transport factor 2 family protein, whose amino-acid sequence MNVPHEDVEEVEAANAAFYQAVEEGDFDTVSALWLTPSDLGVDETFHDPADAGVVSCVHPGWPVLTGRAEVLRSYALIMANTDYIQFFLTDVHVSVTGDTALVTCTENILSGGPAPGEGDELGPLVGQLVVATNVFRRTPAGWRMWSHHGSPVLAEGTDGPDEENPS is encoded by the coding sequence GTGAACGTTCCGCACGAGGACGTGGAGGAGGTCGAGGCGGCCAACGCCGCCTTCTACCAGGCGGTGGAGGAGGGTGACTTCGACACGGTCTCCGCACTCTGGTTGACCCCGTCCGACCTCGGCGTCGACGAGACCTTCCACGATCCGGCCGACGCGGGGGTGGTGTCCTGCGTCCATCCCGGGTGGCCGGTCCTCACCGGGCGCGCGGAGGTCCTCAGGTCCTACGCGTTGATCATGGCGAACACCGACTACATCCAGTTCTTCCTCACCGACGTGCACGTCTCCGTCACCGGCGACACCGCGCTGGTGACCTGCACGGAGAACATCCTGAGCGGCGGCCCGGCCCCCGGCGAAGGCGACGAGCTGGGTCCGCTGGTCGGGCAGCTCGTGGTCGCCACCAACGTGTTCCGCCGCACACCCGCCGGCTGGCGGATGTGGTCCCACCACGGCTCGCCGGTGCTGGCCGAGGGGACGGACGGGCCGGACGAGGAGAATCCGTCCTGA
- the folB gene encoding dihydroneopterin aldolase, whose amino-acid sequence MDRVALRGLRAHGHHGVFPEEREKGQTFVVDVVLGLDTRPAAATDDLTRTAHYGVVAEEVVAAVEGEPVDLVETLAERIARTCLRHQGVEEVEVCVHKPHAPITVPFDDVTVTITRSRH is encoded by the coding sequence GTGGATCGTGTCGCGCTGCGCGGCCTGAGGGCCCACGGACACCACGGAGTGTTCCCGGAGGAACGCGAGAAGGGGCAGACGTTCGTCGTGGACGTCGTCCTGGGCCTGGACACCCGACCCGCCGCCGCCACCGACGACCTGACCCGGACCGCGCACTACGGCGTCGTGGCCGAGGAGGTGGTGGCCGCGGTCGAGGGCGAGCCCGTCGACCTGGTCGAGACGCTCGCCGAGCGCATCGCGCGAACCTGCCTCCGACACCAGGGGGTGGAGGAGGTCGAAGTGTGCGTCCACAAGCCCCACGCCCCGATCACCGTCCCCTTCGACGACGTGACCGTCACCATCACCCGGAGCCGACATTGA
- the folK gene encoding 2-amino-4-hydroxy-6-hydroxymethyldihydropteridine diphosphokinase: MSAFAQSPGDPTVQPVPTSVVERVDAADSTLSDPRNAVLSLGSNLGNRLETLQGAVDALEDTPGVRVKRVSPVYETEPWGVEPGSQPTYFNAVVLLRTTLPPSSLLERAQAVEEAFHRVRDEQWGARTLDVDIVAYADVVSEDPRLTLPHPRAHERAFVLAPWRDLDPEAALPGRGTVTDLLAAAGREGVEVRRDLELRLPE, translated from the coding sequence TTGAGCGCCTTCGCCCAGAGTCCCGGCGACCCCACCGTCCAGCCGGTGCCGACCTCCGTCGTGGAGCGGGTCGACGCCGCCGACAGCACCCTGTCCGACCCCAGGAACGCCGTGCTCTCCCTCGGCTCCAACCTGGGAAACCGCCTGGAGACGCTCCAGGGCGCAGTCGACGCCCTGGAGGACACCCCGGGCGTGCGGGTGAAGCGCGTCTCCCCCGTCTACGAGACGGAGCCCTGGGGCGTCGAGCCGGGGAGTCAGCCGACGTACTTCAACGCGGTGGTACTGCTCCGGACGACGCTGCCGCCCTCCTCCCTGCTGGAGCGGGCCCAGGCCGTCGAGGAGGCGTTCCACCGGGTCCGTGACGAACAGTGGGGGGCGCGGACCCTGGACGTCGACATCGTCGCCTACGCCGACGTCGTCTCCGAGGACCCGCGGCTGACCCTTCCGCATCCCCGGGCCCACGAGCGCGCCTTCGTGCTCGCCCCTTGGCGGGACCTGGACCCCGAGGCCGCGCTCCCCGGCCGCGGCACCGTGACCGACCTGCTGGCCGCCGCCGGGCGCGAGGGGGTCGAGGTCCGCCGTGACCTGGAACTCCGACTGCCCGAGTAG
- a CDS encoding DUF3180 domain-containing protein encodes MRQLRIRVLAGVFVLAGLLAWSGARLWNAVGTLPSVPLAAPVVLALIAVVLLATALSLRARLRARRERRPGAAGVDPLMAARAVVFGQASALVAALVAGLYGGVGVYLLELLEFPARRDQAIYAGASVLAGIGVIAAAMFLERVCRLPEDEDDDHPGAATAA; translated from the coding sequence GTGAGACAACTGCGCATCAGGGTGCTGGCCGGGGTGTTCGTCCTGGCCGGCCTCCTGGCCTGGTCGGGCGCCCGACTGTGGAACGCGGTCGGCACGCTGCCGAGCGTGCCCCTGGCCGCCCCCGTGGTGCTCGCCCTGATCGCGGTGGTGCTGCTGGCCACCGCCCTCTCCCTCCGCGCCCGTCTACGGGCGCGACGCGAACGCCGACCGGGCGCCGCCGGCGTCGACCCCCTGATGGCCGCCCGAGCGGTGGTGTTCGGCCAGGCGAGCGCCCTGGTCGCCGCCCTCGTCGCCGGACTCTACGGCGGGGTCGGGGTGTATCTCCTGGAGTTGCTGGAGTTCCCGGCCCGACGCGACCAGGCCATCTACGCCGGGGCCTCGGTCCTGGCCGGCATCGGCGTGATAGCGGCGGCGATGTTCCTGGAGCGCGTGTGCAGGCTCCCGGAGGACGAGGACGACGACCACCCCGGTGCGGCCACCGCCGCGTGA
- the folE gene encoding GTP cyclohydrolase I FolE: MTDPVTPTGEGSIGEFDQRRAEEAVRELLIAVGEDPDREGLRETPARVARAYRELVAGLRQEPEDVLTTTFDLGHDEMVLVRDIEIMSLCEHHLLPFHGVAHVGYIPADTGKITGLSKLARLVDVFARRPQVQERLTTQVADSLMKILEARGAIVVVEAEHMCMSVRGVRKPGAKTTTSAVRGQLRDATTRAEAMSLIMAR; encoded by the coding sequence ATGACCGACCCGGTGACGCCGACCGGCGAGGGCTCGATCGGCGAGTTCGACCAGCGGCGAGCGGAGGAGGCCGTCCGGGAGCTGCTGATCGCCGTCGGCGAGGACCCGGACCGCGAGGGGCTCCGCGAGACCCCCGCGCGCGTGGCGCGGGCCTACCGCGAGCTGGTGGCCGGGCTCCGGCAGGAGCCCGAGGACGTGCTGACGACCACCTTCGACCTGGGGCACGACGAGATGGTGCTGGTACGCGACATCGAGATCATGTCGCTGTGCGAGCACCACCTCCTGCCGTTCCACGGCGTGGCGCACGTGGGCTACATACCCGCCGACACCGGCAAGATCACGGGCTTGTCCAAGCTGGCCCGGTTGGTGGACGTGTTCGCCCGCCGGCCCCAGGTGCAGGAACGGCTCACCACACAGGTGGCGGATTCCCTGATGAAGATCCTGGAAGCCCGCGGCGCGATCGTCGTCGTGGAGGCCGAGCACATGTGCATGTCCGTCCGCGGCGTGCGCAAGCCGGGCGCCAAGACCACGACGTCGGCCGTCCGGGGCCAGTTGCGCGACGCGACCACGCGCGCGGAGGCGATGAGTCTGATCATGGCCCGCTGA
- the ftsH gene encoding ATP-dependent zinc metalloprotease FtsH, translated as MDVKRYFRGPVMWIVLAVLAVVVLMQVVGSSEGYKTVDTGQVVQAINEDKADSVKLTTGDEQTVQVQLKDGEEVEGSSKIQASYIGDQGAALADTLQEKFQNNQIADGYTVSPSKQNPFVGILLSLLPFVLIVLVFLFLMNQMQGGGSRVMNFGKSKAKMITKDTPKTTFSDVAGSEEAVEELHEIKEFLQEPAKFQAVGAKIPKGVLLYGPPGTGKTLLARAVAGEAGVPFYSISGSDFVEMFVGVGASRVRDLFEQAKANAPAIVFVDEIDAVGRHRGAGLGGGHDEREQTLNQLLVEMDGFDVKGGVILIAATNRPDILDPALLRPGRFDRQIAVDRPDMQGRLEILKVHQKGKPVAPDVDLTAVARRTPGMTGADLANVLNEAALLTARSDQKLIDNHMLDEAIDRVVAGPQKRTRIMSDKEKKTTAYHEGGHALVAAASPNSDPVHKVTILSRGRALGYTMVLPDEDKYSTSRNEMLDRLAYMLGGRAAEELVFHDPTTGAADDIEKATGLARAMVTQYGMTERLGAIKFGGDNGEPFLGREMAHQRDYSEEVAALVDEEVKKLVEAAHNEAWEILVENRDVLDNLVLALLEKESLGKEEIAEIFAPIVKRPPRPAWTGSSRRTPSTRPPVLSPKELALTNGANGTAPAVSTVKNTSAEAVPAPERESEETPEG; from the coding sequence ATGGACGTGAAGCGATACTTCCGTGGGCCGGTCATGTGGATCGTGCTGGCCGTCCTTGCCGTGGTCGTGTTGATGCAGGTCGTCGGTTCGTCCGAGGGCTACAAGACGGTTGACACGGGCCAGGTCGTCCAGGCGATCAACGAGGACAAGGCCGACTCCGTCAAACTGACCACCGGCGACGAGCAGACCGTTCAGGTCCAGCTCAAGGACGGTGAAGAGGTCGAGGGCAGCTCGAAGATCCAGGCGAGCTACATCGGAGACCAGGGCGCGGCCCTGGCCGACACATTGCAGGAGAAGTTCCAGAACAACCAGATCGCCGACGGCTACACGGTCTCGCCGTCCAAGCAGAACCCGTTCGTCGGGATCCTGCTCTCCCTGCTCCCCTTCGTCCTGATCGTGCTCGTCTTCCTGTTCCTGATGAATCAGATGCAGGGCGGCGGCTCCCGGGTGATGAACTTCGGCAAGTCGAAGGCCAAGATGATCACCAAGGACACGCCCAAGACGACGTTCTCCGACGTCGCGGGGTCGGAGGAGGCCGTGGAGGAGCTCCACGAGATCAAGGAGTTCCTCCAGGAGCCGGCCAAGTTCCAGGCCGTCGGGGCCAAGATCCCCAAGGGTGTCCTGCTCTACGGGCCGCCCGGCACCGGAAAGACCCTGCTCGCGCGCGCCGTCGCGGGTGAGGCCGGGGTTCCCTTCTACTCGATCTCCGGTTCGGACTTCGTGGAGATGTTCGTCGGTGTCGGCGCCTCCCGCGTCCGTGACCTGTTCGAGCAGGCCAAGGCCAACGCTCCGGCGATCGTGTTCGTCGACGAGATCGACGCCGTCGGCCGGCACCGTGGCGCGGGCCTCGGCGGCGGTCACGACGAGCGGGAGCAGACCCTCAACCAGCTGCTCGTCGAGATGGACGGCTTCGACGTCAAGGGCGGCGTGATCCTCATCGCGGCGACCAACCGGCCGGACATCCTCGACCCGGCGCTGCTGCGCCCCGGCCGCTTCGATCGCCAGATCGCCGTCGACCGCCCGGACATGCAGGGCCGCTTGGAGATCCTCAAGGTCCACCAGAAGGGCAAGCCCGTCGCCCCCGACGTGGACCTGACGGCCGTCGCCCGTCGCACGCCCGGCATGACCGGCGCCGACCTGGCCAACGTGCTCAACGAGGCCGCTCTGCTGACCGCCCGCAGCGATCAGAAGCTGATCGACAACCACATGCTGGACGAGGCGATCGACCGGGTGGTGGCGGGACCGCAGAAGCGCACCCGGATCATGTCGGACAAGGAGAAGAAGACCACCGCCTACCACGAGGGCGGTCACGCCCTGGTGGCGGCGGCCTCCCCCAACTCCGACCCGGTGCACAAGGTCACCATCCTGTCCCGGGGGCGCGCCCTGGGTTACACGATGGTGCTGCCCGACGAGGACAAGTACTCCACCAGTCGCAACGAGATGCTCGACCGGCTCGCCTACATGCTGGGTGGTCGAGCGGCCGAGGAACTGGTCTTCCACGACCCGACGACCGGCGCCGCCGACGACATCGAGAAGGCCACCGGCCTGGCCCGCGCGATGGTCACCCAGTACGGCATGACCGAGCGTCTCGGCGCGATCAAGTTCGGCGGGGACAACGGCGAGCCCTTCCTGGGGCGCGAGATGGCCCACCAGAGGGATTACTCGGAGGAGGTCGCCGCGCTGGTCGACGAGGAGGTCAAGAAGCTCGTCGAGGCCGCGCACAACGAGGCCTGGGAGATCCTGGTCGAGAACCGCGACGTCCTGGACAACCTCGTCCTCGCGCTCCTGGAGAAGGAGAGCCTGGGCAAGGAGGAGATCGCCGAGATCTTCGCGCCCATCGTCAAGCGTCCGCCCCGGCCGGCCTGGACCGGGTCCTCGCGGCGGACGCCGTCCACCCGGCCCCCCGTGCTCTCCCCGAAGGAGCTGGCACTGACCAACGGCGCCAACGGCACGGCGCCCGCCGTCAGCACCGTGAAGAACACCTCCGCGGAGGCCGTTCCCGCTCCGGAGCGGGAATCGGAGGAGACCCCGGAGGGCTGA
- the hpt gene encoding hypoxanthine phosphoribosyltransferase, producing the protein MRVDAKDMGDDLQRVLITKEEIDAKLVELAAKIDAEYEGRDLLIVGVLKGAVMVMADLARALSTPLTMDWMAVSSYGAGTQSSGVVRILKDLDTDIKGRHVLIVEDIIDSGLTLSWLLSNLGSREPASLRVCTLLRKPEAAKVSIDVEWVGFDIPNEFVVGYGLDYAEKYRNLPFVGTLAPHVYGG; encoded by the coding sequence ATGCGGGTGGACGCGAAAGACATGGGTGACGACCTCCAGCGGGTGCTCATCACCAAAGAAGAGATCGACGCGAAGCTGGTGGAGCTGGCCGCGAAGATCGACGCGGAGTACGAGGGCCGGGACCTGCTCATCGTCGGCGTCCTCAAGGGCGCGGTGATGGTCATGGCGGACCTCGCCCGGGCGCTGTCCACCCCGCTCACGATGGATTGGATGGCCGTGTCCTCCTACGGCGCGGGGACGCAGTCCTCCGGCGTCGTGCGGATCCTGAAGGACCTGGACACCGACATCAAGGGCCGGCACGTCCTGATCGTCGAGGACATCATCGATTCCGGACTCACGCTGTCCTGGCTGCTGTCGAACCTCGGATCGCGCGAGCCGGCCTCTCTGCGTGTGTGCACCTTGCTGCGCAAGCCCGAGGCCGCGAAGGTCTCCATCGACGTCGAGTGGGTCGGCTTCGACATCCCCAACGAGTTCGTGGTGGGCTACGGGCTGGACTACGCGGAGAAGTACCGCAATCTGCCGTTCGTCGGTACGCTCGCGCCCCACGTCTACGGCGGCTGA
- the tilS gene encoding tRNA lysidine(34) synthetase TilS: protein MGPHPAVAAIRSAVRRVLHDILIEHSGGPPAADRAPGPPLVLVACSGGADSMALASALAFEAPRSGVRAGGVTVDHGLQPGSDLRAAEVIQRLRGLGLDPVDSAAVTVGRGAGPEAAARDARYAALDAAAERHGAAAVLLGHTRDDQAETVLLGLARGSGIRSLSGMADVSGVDGRYRRPFLRLDRQTARKACLVQSLPVWDDPHNTDPAYTRSRLRHEGLPALEKALGKGVVEALARTARLSRDDADALDAWARQAETGVRDAAGGLDCAGLYALPPAVRRRVLRRAAVAAGAPAGSLFARHIEEVDRLITGWRGQKAINLPGRVVAQRQGGRLVIRQG from the coding sequence ATGGGTCCCCATCCTGCGGTCGCGGCGATACGTTCGGCGGTCCGCCGCGTCCTCCACGACATCCTGATCGAACACTCCGGCGGCCCGCCCGCTGCCGACCGCGCGCCCGGCCCCCCGCTGGTCCTGGTGGCCTGCTCGGGCGGCGCGGACTCCATGGCGCTCGCCTCGGCCCTGGCCTTCGAGGCCCCCCGGTCGGGGGTTCGCGCCGGGGGCGTCACCGTCGACCACGGGCTCCAGCCCGGCTCCGACCTCCGCGCCGCCGAGGTGATCCAGCGCCTGCGCGGCCTCGGCCTCGACCCCGTGGACTCCGCCGCCGTCACCGTCGGCCGGGGCGCCGGCCCCGAGGCGGCGGCCCGCGACGCCCGCTACGCCGCGCTCGACGCCGCCGCCGAACGCCACGGCGCCGCCGCCGTCCTCCTGGGGCACACCCGTGATGACCAGGCCGAGACGGTCCTGCTCGGGCTCGCCCGCGGCTCCGGCATCCGCTCCCTGTCCGGCATGGCCGACGTCTCGGGAGTCGACGGCCGCTACCGTCGCCCCTTCCTCCGCCTCGACCGGCAGACCGCCCGCAAGGCCTGCCTCGTCCAGTCGCTCCCGGTCTGGGACGACCCGCACAACACCGACCCCGCCTACACGCGCTCCCGCCTCCGCCACGAAGGGCTGCCGGCTCTGGAGAAGGCACTGGGCAAGGGCGTCGTCGAGGCCCTCGCCCGCACGGCGCGGCTCTCCCGCGACGACGCCGACGCGCTCGACGCCTGGGCCCGTCAGGCGGAGACCGGTGTGCGCGACGCCGCCGGCGGTCTGGACTGCGCCGGGCTCTACGCCTTGCCGCCCGCCGTCCGTCGCCGCGTCCTGCGCCGCGCGGCCGTCGCCGCCGGAGCGCCGGCGGGCTCGCTGTTCGCCCGTCACATCGAGGAAGTCGACCGGTTGATCACGGGCTGGCGCGGCCAGAAGGCCATCAACCTGCCCGGGCGGGTCGTCGCCCAGCGGCAGGGTGGCAGACTGGTGATTCGGCAAGGCTGA
- a CDS encoding zinc-dependent metalloprotease produces the protein MTSIGGAASSGMVDWNLAVATATRLVRPGPEVTRDEARAIVAELRRHAEVSEEHVRDFTRMASDASGDTPVLVVDRPGWVRANVAGFRELLKPLLDKMRDRRDGTPGGAVLGAVGGKVTGVEVGLLLSFLSSRVLGQYETFAPATRELPAGANGGGRLLLVAPNIVHVERELDVDPHDFRLWVCLHEETHRTQFTAVPWLRDHVENEVRSFLSMTDVDPMTVLERLREAAQALAGGRPEGERDDEASSLVELVQSPAQREILGRLTAVMSLLEGHADFVMDGVGPSVVPTVAEIREKFQRRRAKGASRLDMALRRLLGLDAKLRQYRDGERFVRAVVQEVGMDGFNRVWTSPNTLPTKAEIARPADWVARVRRRPEE, from the coding sequence ATGACGAGCATCGGTGGTGCCGCATCCTCCGGGATGGTCGACTGGAACCTCGCGGTGGCGACCGCGACCCGACTGGTCCGTCCCGGACCGGAGGTCACCCGCGACGAGGCGCGCGCCATCGTCGCCGAGCTTCGTCGGCACGCCGAGGTCTCCGAGGAGCACGTCCGCGACTTCACCCGGATGGCCTCCGACGCCTCCGGGGACACCCCCGTCCTGGTGGTCGACCGGCCCGGGTGGGTCCGGGCCAACGTCGCGGGCTTCCGCGAGTTGCTCAAGCCCCTGCTCGACAAGATGCGCGACCGGCGGGACGGCACCCCGGGAGGGGCCGTCCTCGGCGCGGTCGGAGGCAAGGTCACCGGTGTCGAGGTGGGATTGTTGCTGTCGTTCCTGTCCTCCCGGGTGCTCGGCCAGTACGAGACCTTCGCTCCCGCGACCCGCGAGCTGCCGGCCGGGGCGAACGGCGGAGGTCGACTGCTGCTGGTCGCTCCGAACATCGTCCACGTCGAGCGCGAACTGGACGTCGACCCACACGACTTCCGGCTCTGGGTGTGCCTCCACGAGGAGACCCATCGCACCCAGTTCACGGCCGTGCCCTGGCTCCGTGACCACGTGGAGAACGAGGTCCGCTCCTTTCTCTCCATGACCGACGTCGATCCGATGACCGTCCTGGAGCGGCTCCGGGAAGCGGCCCAGGCCCTCGCCGGCGGCCGGCCCGAGGGCGAGCGGGACGACGAGGCGAGTTCCCTGGTGGAACTGGTCCAGAGCCCGGCCCAGCGGGAGATCCTGGGCCGTCTCACCGCCGTGATGTCGCTGCTGGAGGGCCACGCGGACTTCGTCATGGACGGTGTCGGCCCCTCGGTGGTCCCCACCGTCGCCGAGATTCGCGAGAAGTTCCAGCGGCGTAGGGCCAAGGGCGCCTCCCGACTCGACATGGCCCTGCGCAGGCTGCTGGGGTTGGACGCCAAGCTCCGGCAGTACCGGGACGGCGAGCGGTTCGTGCGGGCGGTCGTCCAAGAGGTCGGCATGGACGGCTTCAACCGGGTGTGGACCTCGCCGAACACCCTTCCCACCAAGGCGGAGATCGCCCGGCCCGCGGACTGGGTGGCCAGGGTGCGCCGCCGTCCGGAGGAGTGA
- the dacB gene encoding D-alanyl-D-alanine carboxypeptidase/D-alanyl-D-alanine-endopeptidase, translating into MARAARAVGPRLARCARSAAPRVGRFARTATPRTLRGVGPRTWRYPVGALAAGLALATAAATAAGPWDSTGQRTAERHRAVTLGGVRGTDHGGVAADPGAGAGLPRPAISADPVLRALGRTTGGKQARTGPGVSDLLERLLSDPALGSRQTASVVDLTTGERLYGTGLDTPLTPASTTKIATAVAALAALGPDHRLTTRAVLEPEGDGLVLVGGGDPTLTARPGRRGLADLRTLADRTAEALLDRDLRKVALSYDASLYAGDAEHPIGVNDNLAEVTALMVDEARTDDSVSGPVHRVPDPAEQATLAFAALLAERGVETTSPSESRATKRAVTLASVSSPPLSTLVERMMTHSDNDLAEALARHTALASGKRADFAGASAAIERRLGELGVALEGVRVRDGSGLDRSGRVTARALTDLLVVAADPARPDLRPALTGLPVAGFTGTLAGRYADAGAGVVRAKTGTLSGVDTLSGTVVTRDGRALAFAFLADGTANAAEARTALDSLVTALADCGCR; encoded by the coding sequence ATGGCGCGGGCCGCGCGCGCCGTGGGGCCGCGTCTCGCCCGTTGCGCACGGTCCGCCGCACCCCGGGTGGGGCGGTTCGCGCGGACCGCGACGCCGCGGACCCTCCGGGGCGTCGGTCCGCGGACCTGGCGCTACCCGGTCGGCGCGCTCGCCGCGGGACTGGCTCTGGCCACCGCGGCGGCGACCGCGGCCGGTCCCTGGGACTCCACGGGTCAGCGTACGGCCGAGCGGCACCGCGCCGTCACCCTCGGTGGCGTGCGTGGCACAGATCACGGCGGTGTCGCGGCGGACCCCGGCGCGGGAGCCGGCCTTCCACGCCCCGCGATCAGCGCGGACCCCGTGCTGCGCGCGCTGGGGCGCACGACCGGCGGAAAGCAGGCGCGTACCGGCCCAGGCGTTTCCGACCTCCTCGAACGCCTCCTCTCCGACCCCGCCCTGGGTTCCCGCCAGACCGCCTCGGTCGTCGATCTGACCACCGGCGAACGCCTCTACGGCACCGGGTTGGACACCCCGCTCACCCCCGCCTCCACCACCAAGATCGCCACCGCCGTGGCGGCCCTCGCCGCCCTCGGCCCCGACCACCGCCTCACCACCCGCGCCGTCCTCGAACCCGAGGGTGACGGACTGGTCCTGGTCGGCGGCGGCGACCCGACCCTCACCGCCCGCCCCGGCAGGCGCGGACTCGCCGACCTGAGGACGCTGGCCGACCGCACCGCCGAGGCCCTCCTCGACCGTGACCTGCGCAAGGTCGCCCTGAGCTACGACGCCTCCCTCTACGCGGGCGACGCCGAGCACCCGATCGGGGTCAACGACAACCTCGCCGAGGTCACCGCGCTGATGGTGGACGAGGCGCGCACGGACGACTCGGTCAGCGGGCCCGTCCACCGCGTCCCCGACCCCGCCGAGCAGGCCACCCTGGCCTTCGCCGCGCTGCTGGCGGAGCGCGGCGTGGAGACCACCTCCCCGTCCGAGTCCCGGGCGACGAAGCGGGCCGTGACCCTCGCCTCCGTCTCCTCGCCGCCGCTCTCCACGCTCGTCGAGAGGATGATGACGCACAGCGACAACGACCTGGCCGAGGCGCTCGCCCGGCACACCGCGCTCGCGTCGGGGAAGCGCGCCGACTTCGCCGGGGCCTCCGCCGCGATCGAGCGCCGCCTGGGCGAGCTCGGCGTCGCCCTCGAAGGCGTACGGGTGCGCGACGGGAGCGGCCTGGACCGCTCCGGGCGGGTGACGGCGCGTGCCCTCACCGACCTGCTCGTGGTGGCGGCGGACCCGGCCCGCCCCGACCTCCGTCCCGCTCTCACCGGTCTCCCGGTCGCCGGCTTCACCGGCACCCTCGCCGGCCGCTACGCCGACGCGGGAGCGGGTGTCGTCCGAGCCAAGACGGGCACGCTGTCCGGCGTCGACACGCTCTCCGGCACCGTGGTCACCCGGGACGGCCGCGCCCTCGCCTTCGCCTTCCTGGCCGACGGCACCGCGAACGCGGCAGAGGCCCGGACCGCGCTGGACTCCCTGGTGACGGCGCTCGCCGACTGCGGATGCCGATAG
- a CDS encoding inorganic diphosphatase, translated as MEFDVTIEIPKGSRNKYEVDHETGRIRLDRRLFTSTAYPTDYGFVENTLGEDGDPLDALVILDEPTFPGCLIRCRAIGMFRMTDEAGGDDKLLCVPSTDPRVEHLRDIHHVSEFDRLEIQHFFEVYKDLEPGKSVEGANWVGRTDAEAEIERSYKRFEEQGGH; from the coding sequence GTGGAGTTCGACGTCACGATCGAGATCCCGAAGGGTTCGCGGAACAAATACGAGGTGGACCACGAGACGGGTCGGATCCGCCTGGACCGTCGACTCTTCACCTCGACCGCCTACCCGACCGACTACGGCTTCGTCGAGAACACCCTCGGCGAGGACGGCGACCCGCTGGACGCGCTGGTCATCCTGGACGAGCCGACCTTCCCGGGCTGCCTCATCCGCTGCCGCGCCATCGGCATGTTCCGGATGACCGACGAGGCAGGCGGCGACGACAAGCTTCTCTGCGTTCCCTCGACCGACCCGCGTGTCGAACACCTGCGTGACATCCATCACGTCTCGGAGTTCGACCGTCTGGAGATCCAGCACTTCTTCGAAGTCTACAAGGACCTGGAGCCGGGCAAGTCCGTCGAGGGCGCCAACTGGGTGGGGCGCACCGACGCCGAGGCCGAGATCGAGCGTTCCTACAAGCGCTTCGAGGAGCAGGGCGGCCACTGA